One window of Triticum dicoccoides isolate Atlit2015 ecotype Zavitan chromosome 5A, WEW_v2.0, whole genome shotgun sequence genomic DNA carries:
- the LOC119301391 gene encoding hypersensitive-induced response protein-like protein 2, giving the protein MGGVLGLVQVDQSTVAIKETFGKFNEVLEPGCHFLPWCIGQRIVGYLSLRVKQLDVRCETKTKDNVFVTVVASVQYRALVDKASDAFYKLSNTKQQIQSYVFDVIRATVPKLELDDAFVQKDDIAKAVEEELEKAMSMYGYEIVQTLIVDIEPDVHVKRAMNEINAASRMRSAANDKAEAEKILQIKRAEGEAESKYLAGVGIARQRQAIVDGLRDSVLAFSENVPGTTAKDIMDMVLVTQYFDTMKEIGASSKSSSVFIPHGPGAVKDVASQIRDGLLQANTL; this is encoded by the exons ATGGGTGGCGTTTTGGGTTTAGTGCAGGTTGATCAGTCAACTGTTGCTATCAAAGAAACTTTTGGGAAGTTTAATGAGGTCCTGGAGCCTGGTTGccacttcttgccttggtgcatagGGCAACGGATTGTTGGTTACCTCTCACTGCGTGTGAAACAGCTAGACGTCCGATGTGAAACCAAAACAAAG GATAATGTCTTTGTGACTGTTGTTGCTTCTGTCCAATACCGTGCCCTTGTTGATAAGGCATCTGATGCCTTCTACAAACTGAGCAACACAAAGCAACAAATCCAGTCGTACGTCTTTGATG TTATTAGAGCCACTGTCCCAAAGCTGGAGCTGGACGATGCATTTGTGCAGAAAGATGACATTGCAAAAGCTGTTGAAGAGGAGCTTGAAAAG GCAATGTCTATGTATGGGTATGAGATTGTGCAAACTCTGATAGTTGACATTGAGCCTGATGTGCATGTCAAGAGGGCAATGAATGAGATCAATGCAG CTTCTAGGATGAGGTCGGCAGCCAACGACAAAGCAGAGGCTGAAAAGATTCTCCAGATTAAACGAGCAGAGGGAGAAGCCGAGTCAAAGTACTTGGCTGGTGTGGGCATTGCAAGGCAGCGTCAGGCTATCGTGGATGGTCTGAGAGACAGCGTCCTCGCCTTCTCTGAGAACGTCCCTGGCACCACTGCAAAGGACATCATGGACATGGTTCTGGTTACCCAGTACTTCGACACCATGAAAGAGATTGGGGCCTCGTCCAAGTCTTCTTCGGTGTTCATCCCCCATGGTCCTGGGGCCGTCAAGGATGTGGCATCGCAGATCAGAGATGGGCTCCTTCAGGCCAACACTCTCTAA